Proteins from a genomic interval of Symmachiella macrocystis:
- the hemL gene encoding glutamate-1-semialdehyde 2,1-aminomutase codes for MQHDVSHNEFQRAQQLIPGGVNSPARAFGGVGGEPPFIERGSGAYLYDVDGNKLLDYVGSWGPHILGHRHPAVIEAIQQTLARGTSFGAPTVQESELAELVVDAVPSIEQVRMVNSGTEATMSAIRLARGFTGRDKIVKFAGCYHGHVDSLLVQAGSAALTLGTPSSPGIPAGCTADTLSLEYNDTQQLAEVFAAQGSEIACVILEPVVGNMGVVAPSTEFLQTLRRLCDEHGTLLIFDEVMTGFRVAYGGAQERFGMRPDLTTLGKIIGGGMPVGAYGGRADVMKSISPTGPVYQAGTLSGNPMAMACGIATLQTLKETDPYAELERKTKRLVAGLSKAASKADVPHTVPHVGSMFTLFFNPEPVTNYTVSSQNDTERFGRYFWGMLNRGYYLPCSQFEANFVSVSHTDEEIDATIAAAGESIAAAVEAGE; via the coding sequence ATGCAACACGACGTCAGCCACAACGAATTTCAACGTGCACAACAACTCATTCCCGGCGGTGTGAATAGCCCGGCGCGCGCTTTTGGTGGGGTCGGGGGCGAGCCGCCGTTTATTGAGCGGGGGAGCGGGGCGTATCTATATGACGTGGATGGCAACAAGTTGCTGGACTATGTGGGCTCGTGGGGGCCGCATATTTTGGGGCATCGGCATCCGGCGGTGATTGAGGCGATTCAGCAAACCCTGGCACGGGGAACCAGCTTTGGAGCGCCGACGGTACAAGAATCGGAATTGGCGGAATTGGTCGTTGATGCGGTTCCTTCGATCGAGCAAGTGCGGATGGTCAACTCCGGGACCGAAGCGACGATGAGCGCCATTCGGCTGGCGCGGGGGTTCACCGGGCGGGATAAGATCGTCAAATTCGCCGGCTGCTATCACGGGCATGTCGACAGTCTGCTGGTCCAGGCGGGGAGTGCGGCATTGACGTTGGGGACCCCCTCAAGCCCCGGAATCCCAGCCGGTTGCACGGCTGATACACTCTCCTTGGAATACAACGACACCCAGCAATTGGCCGAGGTATTTGCTGCTCAGGGGAGTGAAATTGCCTGCGTCATTTTGGAGCCGGTCGTGGGCAATATGGGCGTGGTTGCTCCCTCAACGGAGTTTTTACAGACGCTTCGCCGGTTGTGTGACGAGCACGGAACGTTATTGATTTTCGACGAAGTGATGACCGGATTTCGGGTTGCTTATGGCGGCGCGCAAGAGCGGTTTGGGATGCGGCCCGATTTGACGACGCTGGGAAAAATCATCGGCGGCGGCATGCCGGTGGGAGCCTACGGTGGGCGGGCGGATGTGATGAAATCGATTTCACCAACCGGTCCGGTCTATCAAGCGGGAACACTTTCGGGCAATCCGATGGCCATGGCCTGTGGGATTGCCACGTTGCAGACGCTCAAAGAAACCGATCCGTATGCCGAATTGGAACGGAAAACCAAGCGATTGGTGGCCGGTTTGAGCAAGGCGGCCAGCAAAGCGGACGTGCCACATACGGTTCCCCATGTGGGGAGCATGTTCACGTTGTTTTTCAACCCCGAGCCGGTCACTAATTATACAGTGTCCTCGCAGAATGATACGGAGCGGTTTGGGCGGTATTTTTGGGGCATGCTGAACCGCGGATACTATTTGCCTTGCAGCCAGTTCGAAGCGAACTTCGTGTCGGTCAGTCATACCGACGAAGAGATCGACGCGACGATTGCGGCGGCAGGGGAATCGATTGCAGCTGCGGTGGAAGCGGGCGAATAG
- a CDS encoding radical SAM protein produces the protein MERPSPPAPLPEGEGRIHGTVTTGGAGAYNGGRPFVVGIFQHYPLSSSSLRSTVTNPQHTLHTDHSRHWRENTFVYPVLSRRSRGVSIGVNLNPDKVCNFDCIYCQVDRRSEAETRFVATEQLLTEIDTMLGYVSSGALFAEEPFSTVPPQLQRLNDIAFSGDGEPTTYRNIDQIVGEVAGLKKRYGLDDVKMVLITNASMFHRPACREALRILDANNGEIWAKLDAGTAEYYQLIERTKIPFQRILDNITEAARERPLVLQSLFMRVNGDPPPPEEIDAYCARINEIQVAGGQIKLAQIYTVARPPAESFVSSLTDAEVDAIAEQVQRETGVPAECFYGG, from the coding sequence GTGGAACGCCCCTCACCCCCGGCCCCTCTCCCAGAGGGAGAGGGGAGGATTCATGGGACGGTTACCACCGGCGGTGCGGGTGCGTATAATGGTGGGCGTCCATTCGTCGTGGGCATTTTCCAACATTATCCGCTGAGTTCATCGAGCCTTCGATCCACCGTGACCAACCCGCAACATACCCTGCATACCGATCACTCGCGGCATTGGCGCGAGAATACATTTGTCTATCCGGTCCTCTCCCGCCGTAGCCGCGGGGTGTCGATCGGGGTGAATCTGAATCCGGACAAGGTCTGCAACTTCGACTGTATCTATTGTCAGGTCGATCGACGTAGCGAAGCGGAGACGCGGTTTGTTGCCACGGAGCAGTTGTTGACCGAGATCGACACGATGCTGGGATACGTCTCCAGTGGCGCGCTGTTCGCCGAAGAACCGTTCTCCACCGTGCCGCCCCAGTTGCAGCGGCTTAACGACATCGCCTTTTCCGGCGATGGCGAGCCGACGACGTATCGCAACATTGACCAGATCGTCGGAGAGGTCGCCGGTCTTAAAAAACGGTACGGATTGGACGACGTAAAGATGGTGTTGATCACCAACGCCAGCATGTTCCACCGCCCAGCCTGCCGCGAGGCCCTGCGGATTTTGGATGCCAACAACGGCGAGATCTGGGCCAAGCTCGATGCGGGGACGGCGGAGTATTATCAGCTGATCGAGCGGACGAAGATCCCGTTTCAACGGATCCTAGACAACATCACCGAAGCCGCCCGCGAACGGCCGTTGGTGTTGCAAAGCCTATTCATGCGCGTCAACGGCGATCCCCCGCCGCCGGAAGAAATCGATGCCTACTGCGCTCGGATCAATGAAATCCAAGTGGCCGGCGGACAAATCAAACTCGCCCAAATCTACACCGTCGCCCGCCCCCCAGCAGAGAGTTTCGTCTCGTCGCTAACCGATGCCGAAGTCGATGCGATCGCCGAACAGGTGCAGCGGGAGACCGGGGTGCCAGCGGAATGTTTTTATGGCGGGTGA
- a CDS encoding ParB/RepB/Spo0J family partition protein, giving the protein MDDQQQDSKRRLGRGLSSLLGGSAVETHEPDPPEVPATIQAPGPSELVHVAVDEIERNPYQPRREFDLDAINELVDSVSQHGVLQPLLVRLTEQGYQLIAGERRLIASQNAGLTTVPCRVLEIDDQAVFEIAIVENDQRQDLNDIERAQAYQEYLDKFHCTVEELARKVGKGRSSISNCLRLLELPKFIKQTLAEKKISAGHARALLPLEDESQQIAMCQRIQSESMSVRQTEQAVRDANAEEDEATIPFEKPQAGKPAPQPNHHLSSLQQQLRDLVSAKVDIRVSGKDRGKIIIHFNTNDEFERIIDQLKKAA; this is encoded by the coding sequence ATGGATGATCAACAACAAGACTCCAAACGGCGGCTGGGACGTGGACTGAGTTCTCTGCTGGGTGGTTCGGCTGTGGAAACACACGAACCCGATCCGCCTGAAGTGCCGGCCACCATCCAAGCTCCCGGCCCCTCGGAACTGGTGCATGTGGCCGTCGATGAGATCGAGCGCAACCCCTACCAGCCCCGCCGCGAGTTCGACCTCGATGCGATCAACGAACTGGTCGACAGCGTTTCGCAGCACGGTGTCCTGCAACCACTGCTGGTCCGGCTGACAGAGCAAGGCTATCAATTGATCGCCGGTGAGCGGCGGTTGATCGCATCTCAAAATGCCGGCCTGACGACGGTTCCCTGCCGCGTTTTGGAAATCGATGACCAGGCAGTCTTCGAAATCGCCATTGTCGAAAACGACCAACGGCAGGACCTGAACGACATCGAACGCGCCCAGGCGTATCAAGAATACCTTGATAAGTTCCATTGCACGGTCGAAGAATTGGCCCGCAAGGTGGGCAAGGGACGCTCCTCGATCAGCAACTGCCTACGGTTATTGGAGCTCCCCAAATTCATCAAGCAGACCCTAGCAGAGAAGAAAATCTCCGCCGGACACGCTCGCGCCCTCTTGCCGCTGGAAGACGAGTCACAGCAAATCGCCATGTGCCAGCGGATCCAATCGGAGTCGATGTCGGTCCGCCAGACCGAACAAGCCGTCCGCGACGCCAACGCCGAAGAGGACGAAGCAACAATCCCGTTCGAGAAACCACAAGCCGGCAAACCGGCCCCCCAGCCGAATCACCACCTCTCGTCGCTGCAACAGCAGTTGCGCGATCTGGTCAGCGCCAAGGTCGACATCCGCGTCAGCGGCAAGGACCGCGGCAAGATCATCATCCATTTCAACACCAACGATGAATTCGAGCGGATCATCGACCAGTTGAAAAAAGCAGCCTAA
- a CDS encoding glycosyltransferase family 39 protein — MNSPRQPISALTVILLVVVAGFLLRGALPSRIAIEHFDEGVYASNLVTGPEYEYRYPSRHLFAPPLGPWLIEWSQVAWGINDLASVEVNLIAGGLTVWLVGFIAARWFNDRAGIAAAALAALSGVHILYSRTALTDPLVCFWMLAAVYAIWCSLSYGDKSWALIAGLLTGLSWWTKYNGWLPLAIGVSATIPWLIVCRDRARLRTSLVCLAIIIATAGLVWSPVWYNLPDGYAAVAANHRQYLVGLDRWPQTLWQQLLNHRILEGALGPLSLAAAVIVVGAFSHLQDNASATTRTSHFWKLVALAVGLTALASLSASSIVLAALAVYWLWRNVEWHPADSPPDEDPAAVQLALWMLIAWIAGLSLTTPLYTAYPRITLPWLVPIWLAGGAAIAWLVAGIRQAADETPTATAPRGTIAWATGIIVVGLAVAIVGRYWNPGSTWSAWQSHTGLADIAAEVKTDIEQRITEQGGSPRSDNYVVDVYGEPSLFFQLRQLGIELALPASNLRFAQPGLAPPTHPTFLLAGPHALRSSQFEEQLAETAGRLKLLKTYPYTPSDFVLLNQHPPEEIRQADGQQRQYSVRLYQLE; from the coding sequence ATGAACTCACCCCGCCAACCCATCTCAGCACTGACCGTGATCTTGCTCGTGGTCGTCGCCGGCTTTTTGCTTCGCGGCGCGCTGCCCAGTCGTATCGCGATCGAGCATTTCGACGAAGGGGTCTATGCCTCGAATCTCGTCACCGGACCCGAATACGAATACCGGTATCCCAGCCGACATCTCTTCGCGCCGCCGCTCGGTCCCTGGTTGATCGAGTGGTCGCAGGTGGCGTGGGGCATCAATGATTTGGCATCGGTCGAGGTGAATCTCATCGCGGGCGGGCTGACCGTTTGGCTGGTCGGCTTCATCGCCGCACGCTGGTTCAACGATCGCGCCGGCATCGCCGCCGCCGCGCTGGCTGCATTGTCGGGAGTTCATATTCTGTATTCCCGTACCGCTCTGACCGACCCGCTCGTCTGCTTTTGGATGCTAGCTGCGGTCTATGCCATTTGGTGCTCTCTCTCCTACGGAGACAAAAGCTGGGCGTTGATCGCCGGGCTGCTGACCGGTTTGTCGTGGTGGACGAAGTACAACGGCTGGCTTCCCCTGGCCATCGGTGTTTCGGCGACCATCCCTTGGTTGATCGTCTGTCGCGACCGCGCACGGCTCCGCACGTCGCTCGTCTGCCTAGCGATCATCATCGCGACAGCCGGGCTTGTCTGGTCCCCGGTCTGGTACAACCTGCCCGATGGCTATGCCGCGGTCGCTGCCAATCATCGTCAATATCTCGTCGGCCTCGACCGCTGGCCGCAGACACTCTGGCAACAATTGCTCAACCACCGGATACTCGAAGGCGCCTTGGGTCCCCTGAGTCTGGCTGCGGCAGTCATTGTTGTGGGAGCCTTTTCGCACCTGCAGGACAATGCTTCCGCGACAACCCGCACCTCACATTTTTGGAAACTGGTCGCCCTCGCCGTGGGACTGACCGCACTGGCCAGCCTGTCAGCATCTAGCATTGTGCTTGCCGCGCTGGCCGTCTATTGGCTGTGGCGAAACGTCGAATGGCATCCCGCGGATTCACCTCCCGATGAAGATCCGGCTGCCGTCCAATTGGCGCTGTGGATGTTGATCGCTTGGATCGCCGGCCTCTCATTGACCACACCACTCTACACCGCCTACCCCCGAATCACGCTCCCCTGGCTGGTGCCGATCTGGTTGGCCGGCGGAGCAGCGATTGCTTGGCTGGTCGCCGGCATCCGACAAGCGGCCGACGAAACACCAACCGCCACCGCACCACGTGGAACCATCGCATGGGCTACCGGAATCATTGTCGTGGGACTCGCGGTTGCCATCGTTGGCCGCTATTGGAATCCCGGTTCCACGTGGAGCGCATGGCAGTCTCACACCGGTCTGGCCGACATTGCCGCTGAGGTCAAAACAGACATCGAACAGCGGATCACAGAGCAGGGGGGATCCCCCCGCAGCGACAATTACGTCGTCGATGTCTATGGCGAACCCAGCCTGTTTTTTCAACTGCGACAACTGGGCATCGAATTAGCCCTGCCGGCCAGTAACCTCAGATTCGCACAACCCGGCCTCGCCCCCCCGACACATCCCACTTTCCTGCTCGCCGGACCGCATGCCCTCCGCAGCTCACAATTCGAGGAGCAGCTTGCGGAGACCGCCGGCCGTCTGAAACTGCTGAAGACCTACCCGTACACCCCCAGCGATTTCGTACTCCTCAACCAACACCCCCCGGAAGAGATCCGCCAAGCAGACGGCCAGCAGCGCCAGTATTCCGTCCGACTCTACCAACTTGAGTAA
- a CDS encoding triphosphoribosyl-dephospho-CoA synthase: MHQDRIRLEEMIRVACLWEATARKPGNVHPAAAFVDLTYDDFVQAANVVAPVLARSEELGVGPTVLAATRATREALGRNVNLGIVLLIAPLAAVPPGRTLAAGIGDILEGLDNEDAALVYEAIRLAAPGGMGTVEDQDVATAPTESLLAVMKRAAEWDQIAAEYANEFGVVLDIAASHFENAPSSWEQWNTSIIHVQLKLMTRFGDSLIARKCGAAIASEAQQRAQRVLDSFEESADMASTEVAELDVWLRGDGHRRNPGTTADLIAAILFAAFRDGHADFENVRQTLNDARDSAAGQDILINERRR; the protein is encoded by the coding sequence ATGCACCAAGACCGAATACGATTGGAAGAGATGATCCGCGTCGCCTGCCTGTGGGAGGCGACGGCGCGCAAGCCGGGGAACGTTCATCCCGCCGCTGCATTCGTCGATTTGACCTACGATGATTTTGTCCAAGCGGCAAATGTGGTCGCACCGGTGTTGGCCCGTTCAGAAGAACTGGGAGTCGGACCAACGGTGTTGGCGGCGACTCGCGCGACGCGCGAGGCGTTGGGTCGGAACGTGAATTTGGGGATCGTCTTGTTGATCGCGCCACTGGCAGCGGTGCCGCCAGGTCGCACGTTGGCTGCCGGGATCGGCGACATTTTAGAGGGGCTGGACAACGAAGATGCCGCGCTGGTTTACGAGGCGATTCGTCTCGCCGCCCCAGGTGGGATGGGGACGGTCGAGGATCAAGATGTGGCCACCGCGCCGACCGAGTCGTTGTTGGCCGTCATGAAACGGGCAGCGGAGTGGGATCAAATTGCGGCTGAATATGCCAATGAGTTTGGCGTGGTCTTGGACATTGCCGCCTCACATTTCGAGAATGCCCCCTCGAGTTGGGAGCAATGGAACACATCGATCATCCATGTGCAGTTGAAGTTGATGACACGATTTGGTGATTCGTTGATCGCCCGGAAGTGTGGAGCAGCGATTGCCAGCGAAGCTCAACAGCGCGCGCAGCGGGTATTGGACTCGTTTGAGGAGTCGGCCGATATGGCATCGACGGAAGTGGCTGAGTTGGATGTTTGGTTGCGCGGCGATGGGCACCGTCGCAATCCGGGGACGACGGCGGACTTGATCGCGGCCATTTTATTCGCCGCTTTCCGAGACGGGCATGCCGATTTTGAGAACGTACGGCAGACCCTCAACGACGCAAGAGACAGCGCGGCGGGTCAGGACATTTTGATCAATGAAAGAAGACGATGA
- a CDS encoding 6-pyruvoyl trahydropterin synthase family protein encodes MTNERFRVRVTKDHLVFSAAHFITFAGNICERLHGHNWRVAAEVAGALDENYYVFDFIALRDELQAIVDELDHRVLLPTGHAEIKVVAGNREVEATFQERRWVFPREDCILLPVENTTAELIARWIGRRLEDVVHQKAGAPVESIRVDVEENFGQWATCEMSL; translated from the coding sequence ATGACCAACGAACGATTTCGTGTGCGCGTGACCAAAGACCATCTCGTATTTAGTGCGGCACATTTCATCACGTTTGCCGGCAACATTTGCGAGCGGCTGCATGGCCACAATTGGCGTGTGGCGGCAGAGGTGGCTGGGGCGCTCGATGAGAATTATTACGTGTTTGATTTCATTGCGCTGCGCGATGAGTTGCAGGCGATTGTCGATGAACTCGATCACCGCGTGTTGTTGCCGACCGGGCATGCGGAAATCAAAGTCGTGGCAGGAAACCGTGAAGTCGAGGCGACTTTCCAGGAGCGGCGGTGGGTGTTTCCTCGGGAGGACTGTATCTTGTTACCGGTAGAAAACACGACGGCGGAGCTGATCGCCCGCTGGATCGGCCGGCGCCTGGAGGATGTGGTCCATCAAAAGGCGGGAGCGCCGGTCGAATCCATACGGGTCGATGTCGAAGAAAATTTTGGTCAATGGGCGACCTGCGAAATGAGTTTGTAG
- a CDS encoding sigma-70 family RNA polymerase sigma factor codes for MREHQDSATLASSFDQYRDQLQRLVAFHMDRRLTRRVDASDVVQQSFIEARSRLPHFLEQSSMPFSLWIRQITMQTLIDIHRRHFGVQKRDIRQEVSMQQADSSYAILADKLVSNIASPSSMADRREKLARVRDAIDGMDEIDREILVLRHFEEMSNKDIADLLGIGQPAASNRYLRALNRLRTILVDESGTI; via the coding sequence ATGCGAGAGCATCAAGATTCAGCGACGCTTGCGTCGTCGTTTGATCAATATCGCGATCAATTGCAACGGCTTGTCGCGTTTCACATGGACCGTCGCTTGACTCGACGAGTTGATGCGTCGGATGTGGTTCAGCAGTCGTTCATCGAAGCGCGATCTCGGTTGCCACATTTTTTAGAGCAAAGTTCGATGCCGTTTTCATTGTGGATCCGGCAGATCACGATGCAGACTTTAATCGATATCCACCGGCGGCATTTCGGCGTGCAGAAGCGCGACATTCGCCAAGAAGTCTCGATGCAACAAGCGGACTCTTCCTACGCGATCTTGGCTGACAAGTTGGTTTCCAACATTGCCTCGCCATCGAGCATGGCGGACCGCCGAGAGAAATTGGCCCGCGTGCGCGACGCGATTGATGGGATGGACGAGATCGACCGCGAGATTCTGGTGTTGCGACATTTTGAAGAGATGAGCAACAAGGACATTGCGGATCTATTGGGCATCGGACAACCGGCGGCCAGCAACCGTTACCTGCGCGCCTTGAATCGGTTGCGGACGATCCTGGTCGACGAGTCGGGAACCATTTAG
- a CDS encoding serine/threonine protein kinase — MTRNDSRRTPIEMLAEDFSRRLQAGDQPTIDEYLVNYPSYAEGIRSLFPIIAILEEAKPQDDSHPTVVVNEPALPAQTVFGDFVIQREVGRGGMGIVYEAMQSSLNRRVALKVLPANYLPSPKHVLRFKREALSSAKLHHTNIAPVFGVGDKDGSHYYAMQLIDGYSLDSIIGCLKRLTEEEGDDAAALDEYLDSRPDATLSSTGIAQRLVSSKVTTEQPHLEGRNPPDPHSLKRSSASDQSEMSGGDSSTRFWRFFVQPTGVRTESYYWRNIAGMGIQVGGALQHAHDMAIYHRDIKPSNLMIDFTGKVWVTDFGLARVLGDTNLTESHDTVGTLRYMAPEQFRGEFDVRTEIYNLGVTLYEIATLQPAVTEPEAPRLIQQAMTEPPIRPRAINREIPRDLETIILKSIAADPADRYQSALELTEDLRRFAAGDVIHAGRKRPLAVLWRWCQRNSTIARLASAVLILLLSVAVVATVGYVRTTNALGAVDEERQVAKDRQAQTQKQQARDRQRIKRLEDALKQHGIQVPR; from the coding sequence ATGACACGGAACGACTCACGGCGGACCCCGATTGAAATGCTCGCCGAGGATTTTTCACGGCGATTGCAGGCGGGTGATCAGCCGACGATTGACGAGTACCTCGTCAATTACCCCAGTTATGCTGAGGGGATTCGCAGTCTGTTTCCGATCATTGCGATCCTTGAGGAAGCCAAGCCGCAAGACGATTCGCACCCGACGGTGGTCGTGAATGAACCGGCGCTTCCCGCGCAAACTGTGTTCGGCGACTTCGTCATTCAACGCGAGGTCGGTCGCGGCGGGATGGGTATCGTTTATGAAGCGATGCAAAGTTCACTCAACCGCCGCGTCGCTCTGAAAGTGCTACCGGCCAATTATCTACCGTCTCCCAAACACGTCTTGCGATTCAAACGAGAAGCGCTCTCGTCGGCAAAATTGCACCATACAAACATTGCGCCGGTGTTTGGCGTGGGGGATAAAGACGGATCGCATTATTACGCGATGCAGCTGATCGACGGTTATTCGTTAGACAGTATTATTGGTTGTTTGAAACGGCTGACCGAGGAAGAGGGCGATGATGCCGCCGCTCTGGATGAGTACCTCGATTCGCGCCCCGATGCGACGCTGTCTTCGACCGGGATAGCGCAGCGGCTAGTCTCCTCAAAAGTCACCACGGAACAACCCCATCTGGAGGGGCGAAATCCGCCGGATCCGCATTCGTTGAAGAGATCGTCTGCAAGCGACCAAAGCGAGATGTCGGGGGGAGATTCCTCGACGCGGTTTTGGAGGTTTTTCGTTCAGCCCACGGGGGTGCGGACGGAGTCGTATTATTGGCGGAATATTGCCGGTATGGGTATTCAAGTGGGGGGTGCTTTGCAACACGCGCATGACATGGCGATTTATCACCGGGATATTAAACCGTCGAATCTGATGATCGATTTTACGGGCAAGGTGTGGGTGACTGATTTTGGATTGGCGCGGGTGTTGGGCGACACGAATCTCACGGAATCGCATGACACCGTGGGGACGTTGCGTTATATGGCGCCGGAACAATTTCGCGGCGAATTCGATGTGCGGACGGAAATCTACAATTTGGGTGTGACGTTGTACGAAATCGCCACGTTGCAACCGGCGGTGACGGAACCCGAAGCGCCGCGTTTGATTCAACAAGCGATGACCGAGCCGCCGATTCGGCCGCGGGCCATCAACCGCGAAATCCCCCGTGATCTGGAAACGATCATCCTCAAATCGATCGCGGCTGATCCCGCCGACCGTTATCAATCGGCGTTGGAATTGACCGAGGACCTGCGGCGGTTCGCAGCCGGCGACGTGATTCATGCGGGACGCAAACGCCCGTTGGCGGTGCTTTGGCGATGGTGCCAACGCAATTCAACAATCGCCCGGTTGGCCAGCGCCGTGCTGATCTTGTTGTTGTCTGTGGCTGTGGTCGCCACGGTTGGTTATGTCCGCACAACCAACGCGCTGGGGGCTGTCGATGAGGAACGTCAAGTGGCGAAGGACCGGCAAGCCCAGACGCAAAAACAACAGGCCCGTGACCGACAGCGGATCAAACGCTTGGAAGATGCGCTGAAACAGCATGGCATACAAGTACCGCGGTGA
- the glgC gene encoding glucose-1-phosphate adenylyltransferase, which yields MKNVLAMVLAGGKGSRLEPLTRDRAKPAVPFGGQYRIIDFTLSNCLNSGLRQILVLTQYKAASLDRHINLGWRFLNRELDEFIDILPPQQRIDEQWYQGTADAVYQNIYSIEKSRPEDVLILSGDHIYKMDYSELIREHKLSGADVTIACIPASLEEGRQFGVVQVDDRRRIVNFQEKPANPQPLPDDPNRCLASMGIYVFKAEFLFDELCRDATHSDSAHDFGKNIIPSIIDTHLVRAYPFHDKNTGDSLYWRDVGTIDAYYEANMDLVAVDPELNLYDKSWPIRTYQPLMPPPKFVFSQADADDPRVGQAWDSIICSGSIISGGRVLRSILSTDVRVNSWAEVEDSILFDGVDVGRHAKIRRAIIDKGISVPEGMEIGYDLEADRARGFTITESGIVAIGKLTGLGDLVDTNRADAVA from the coding sequence ATGAAAAATGTTCTCGCCATGGTCTTGGCGGGTGGAAAAGGCAGCCGGCTCGAACCACTCACGCGCGATCGAGCCAAACCGGCGGTCCCTTTTGGCGGGCAATACCGCATCATCGATTTCACGCTGTCGAATTGCCTCAATAGCGGATTGCGACAGATACTCGTACTCACGCAATACAAGGCTGCCAGCCTCGATCGGCATATCAACCTCGGCTGGCGATTCCTCAATCGCGAACTCGATGAATTCATCGACATCCTACCTCCCCAGCAACGCATCGACGAGCAGTGGTATCAGGGAACCGCTGACGCCGTTTATCAAAACATCTACTCCATCGAAAAAAGCCGCCCCGAAGATGTACTGATCCTCTCCGGTGATCACATCTACAAGATGGATTACTCCGAACTCATTCGGGAACACAAACTCTCCGGCGCCGATGTAACCATCGCCTGCATTCCCGCCAGCCTCGAGGAAGGTCGGCAATTCGGCGTGGTGCAAGTCGATGACCGCCGCCGCATAGTCAATTTCCAAGAAAAACCGGCCAACCCTCAACCGCTCCCCGACGACCCCAATCGCTGCCTGGCTTCGATGGGGATTTATGTCTTCAAGGCGGAGTTCCTCTTCGATGAACTTTGCCGCGACGCCACACACAGCGACAGCGCCCACGACTTCGGTAAAAATATTATTCCCTCGATCATTGATACACACCTCGTGCGCGCCTATCCGTTCCACGACAAGAACACGGGAGACAGCCTGTACTGGCGCGATGTGGGGACCATCGATGCTTATTACGAAGCCAACATGGATCTCGTCGCTGTCGATCCCGAATTGAACCTGTATGACAAATCGTGGCCGATTCGGACCTACCAACCGTTGATGCCGCCGCCCAAGTTTGTCTTCTCCCAGGCAGATGCCGATGACCCCCGCGTCGGACAAGCTTGGGACAGTATCATTTGCAGCGGATCGATCATTTCCGGCGGCCGCGTACTACGCTCCATCTTGTCCACCGACGTCCGCGTGAACAGTTGGGCCGAAGTCGAAGACTCGATTCTGTTCGATGGCGTTGACGTGGGTCGGCACGCCAAAATCCGGCGAGCGATTATTGACAAGGGCATCTCTGTCCCCGAAGGAATGGAAATCGGCTACGACCTCGAGGCTGACCGCGCGCGGGGGTTCACGATCACCGAATCGGGAATCGTCGCCATCGGCAAACTCACCGGCCTGGGCGACCTGGTCGATACCAACCGTGCCGATGCTGTTGCCTGA
- a CDS encoding SDR family NAD(P)-dependent oxidoreductase: MKLAGKQALVTGAGRGIGKGCALELACAGADLVINDRPGSPDVQATAQEIRDLGRQCTVVEADIFSRSGCEDLVERAVAAVGMLDILVSNPAYAVRCEFLDYDPDVFEKVIQGTLVSGFHVAQLTARQMVESKTPGRIVFISSVQAAMPYRLSVGYNAAKAGLNHMARTIAVELTEHNIRVNVIEPGWIDTPGEHIAFDEETIREQGAKLPLKRLGTPSDIGKAATFLCSDDADYITGEVLRVDGGFWFKDC, encoded by the coding sequence ATGAAACTTGCCGGCAAACAGGCGTTGGTGACAGGTGCGGGACGCGGGATCGGCAAAGGCTGCGCGCTCGAGTTGGCTTGCGCTGGCGCGGACCTGGTGATTAACGATCGCCCTGGGAGTCCCGATGTGCAGGCAACCGCACAAGAGATTCGCGACTTGGGGCGACAGTGCACCGTGGTTGAGGCCGACATCTTTTCCCGTAGCGGCTGCGAGGACTTAGTGGAGCGCGCCGTTGCCGCTGTGGGGATGCTGGATATTCTGGTGAGTAACCCCGCTTACGCCGTGCGTTGTGAATTCCTCGATTATGATCCGGACGTGTTTGAAAAAGTGATTCAGGGAACACTGGTGAGCGGATTTCACGTGGCGCAATTGACGGCGCGGCAGATGGTCGAATCGAAGACGCCGGGACGAATCGTGTTCATTTCCAGCGTGCAAGCGGCGATGCCGTATCGGTTGAGCGTGGGGTACAACGCAGCCAAAGCGGGGCTGAACCACATGGCGCGGACGATTGCCGTGGAACTGACCGAGCACAACATCCGTGTGAACGTCATCGAACCGGGCTGGATCGACACACCGGGAGAACACATCGCCTTCGACGAAGAGACGATCCGCGAGCAAGGCGCGAAGCTTCCGTTGAAGCGATTGGGAACCCCGTCCGACATCGGCAAAGCGGCAACGTTTTTGTGTTCCGACGATGCGGACTACATTACCGGCGAAGTGTTGCGCGTGGATGGGGGGTTTTGGTTTAAGGACTGCTGA